The proteins below come from a single Miscanthus floridulus cultivar M001 chromosome 1, ASM1932011v1, whole genome shotgun sequence genomic window:
- the LOC136493887 gene encoding indole-3-acetic acid-amido synthetase GH3.8-like, with protein MAVMTDMPAATSPPAAAAAGSDKDAEKLRFIEEMTSDVDAVQERVLAEILARNAGTEYLARCGLAGATDRDAFRARVPVVTYEDLQPDIQRIANGDRSPILSAHPISEFLTSSGTSAGERKLMPTIKEELDRRQLLYSLLMPVMNQYVPGLDKGKALYFLFVKSETTTPGGLTARPVLTSYYKSEHFKNRPFDPYHDYTSPTAAILCADAFQSMYAQMVCGLCQRHDVLRVGAVFASGLLRAIRFLQLHWEQLADDVERGSLTPRVADPSVREAVAGVLRRPDPELARFVRAECARGDWAGIVTRVWPNTRYLDVIVTGAMQQYIPTLEYYSGGLPMACTMYASSECYFGLNLRPMCHPSEVCYTIMPNMGYFEFLPVDEASGVPPAAAQLVDLDRVEVGREYELVITTYAGLYRYRVGDILRVAGFHNAAPQFRFVRRKNVLLSIESDKTDEAELQRAVDRASALLRERGAAVAEYTSHACTRSIPGHYVIYWELLATTNGAEAAVGGDVLKRCCLEMEEALNSVYRQSRVADGSIGPLEIRVVRSGTFEELMDYAIFRGASINQYKVPRCVSFPPIVELLDSRVVSRHFSPSPPHWAPDAAPARRSSSD; from the exons ATGGCGGTGATGACCGACATGCCCGCGGCCACGTCCCCGCCGGCTGCCGCGGCGGCGGGCAGCGACAAGGACGCCGAGAAGCTGAGGTTCATTGAGGAGATGACCTCCGACGTGGACGCCGTGCAGGAGCGCGTCCTGGCCGAGATCCTCGCCCGGAACGCCGGCACCGAGTACCTCGCCCGCTGCGGCCTCGCTGGCGCCACCGACCGCGACGCCTTCCGCGCCAGGGTGCCCGTCGTCACCTACGAGGACCTGCAGCCTGACATCCAGCGCATCGCCAACGGCGACCGCTCGCCCATCCTCTCCGCGCACCCCATCTCCGAGTTCCTCACCAGCTCGGGGACTTCGGCCGGCGAGCGCAAGCTGATGCCGACCATCAAGGAAGAGCTCGACCGGCGCCAGCTGCTCTACAGCCTCCTCATGCCCGTCATGAACCA GTACGTGCCGGGGCTGGACAAGGGCAAGGCGCTCTACTTCCTGTTCGTCAAGTCGGAGACGACGACGCCCGGCGGGCTGACGGCGCGGCCCGTGCTGACGAGCTACTACAAGAGCGAGCACTTCAAGAACCGGCCGTTCGACCCGTACCACGACTACACGAGCCCCACGGCGGCCATCCTCTGCGCCGACGCGTTCCAGAGCATGTACGCGCAGATGGTGTGCGGGCTGTGCCAGCGCCACGACGTGCTCCGCGTGGGCGCCGTCTTCGCGTCGGGCCTGCTCCGCGCCATCCGCTTCCTGCAGCTCCACTGGGAGCAGCTCGCCGACGACGTCGAGCGCGGGTCGCTGACCCCGCGCGTGGCCGACCCGTCGGTGCGCGAGGCGGTCGCGGGCGTCCTCCGCCGCCCGGACCCGGAGCTGGCGCGCTTCGTCCGCGCCGAGTGCGCCCGCGGCGACTGGGCGGGCATCGTCACCCGCGTGTGGCCCAACACTCGGTACCTGGACGTGATCGTGACCGGCGCGATGCAGCAGTACATCCCGACGCTGGAGTACTACAGCGGCGGGCTCCCCATGGCGTGCACCATGTACGCCTCCTCCGAGTGCTACTTCGGGCTCAACCTCCGGCCCATGTGCCACCCGTCGGAGGTGTGCTACACCATCATGCCCAACATGGGCTACTTCGAGTTCCTCCCCGTGGACGAGGCCAGCGGcgtgccgccggcggcggcgcagctGGTGGACCTGGACCGCGTGGAGGTCGGGCGCGAGTACGAGCTGGTGATCACCACGTACGCGGGGCTGTACCGGTACCGCGTCGGGGACATCCTCCGGGTGGCGGGCTTCCACAACGCGGCGCCGCAGTTCCGGTTCGTGCGCCGCAAGAACGTGCTGCTCTCCATCGAGTCCGACAAGACCGACGAGGCGGAGCTGCAGCGTGCAGTGGACCGCGCGTCGGCGCTGCTCCGGGAGCGCGGCGCGGCGGTGGCCGAGTACACGAGCCACGCGTGCACGCGGAGCATCCCGGgccactacgtcatctactgggAGCTGCTGGCCACCACCAATGGCGCAGAGGCCGCCGTGGGCGGCGACGTGCTGAAGCGCTGCTGCCTGGAGATGGAGGAGGCGCTCAACTCGGTGTACCGGCAGAGCCGCGTGGCGGACGGCTCCATTGGCCCGCTGGAGATCCGGGTGGTGCGGTCGGGCACGTTCGAGGAGCTCATGGACTACGCCATCTTCCGGGGCGCGTCCATCAACCAGTACAAGGTGCCCCGCTGCGTGTCCTTCCCGCCCATCGTGGAGCTGCTCGACTCCCGCGTCGTGTCGCGCCACTTTTCCCCGTCGCCGCCGCACTGGGCGCCAgatgctgctcctgctcgccgctCGTCGTCCGACTAA